A window of Vidua macroura isolate BioBank_ID:100142 chromosome 4, ASM2450914v1, whole genome shotgun sequence genomic DNA:
AATTAGCTTTAAGATATTATTAATAGTATGATAAAGCACAACTGCTAGAGATACAATGAAGTCGGATGAGGAAGCAGTAAAGCCCCCTCATATCTACCAAATTGCTTTACAGGAAGGGTAGCCACAGCATTATATAGGACAAAAAGATCTTTTAGAGAAGATTGATAAAACACTTTAATATGTACAGAAGGACTCATATGGACTTTTAGACTAACCAGATTAAATAATATCTAGCTTTTGATTAGTGAAATTTCCTAGGCACCTAACTGTGTGTGGATGAGAGGGAATGGGGTTTCTCAACTCAgcctattctgtgattctgtaatatgTGCCTGCTGGGAATATGTGCTTCTTCCTGGTATGGCTGGTATGGCTCAGTCTGAGCTGCAGCACATACCAGATCAGACAATTCCTAACAAAAAGGAGGAACCCTGGATACCCACCCTGTaatgatttttctctttatttacaGGCCAATGCCAAACTGTACAGAAAGGTACGAAGTGTCTTTCCTTGCTGTTCTTGGAGAACCTCAAAACCATAAGTATTCCTTCATTATTTCCAGACAAGTATACTCATGTTGGTGCTGCAGTGGGTTTTCTTACAAGAGAAATGTGCTCTTTCACACGGTGCAGTATTTTGCTGCTGTGACAACAGTATTTGTTGCCAGCCAGAATCATTACCAAGAGAAGGACACTCAAATGTAGATCCATTACTATAACAGCCAGTAATTTTTTGAAGAGATGTATTTCTATTACTCTTTTTCACTTCTAAGTGGGCTGAAGGTGTTACCAACACTTATTTTTCCTAAGAACGCCTAACctgatttattaaaatgtattgGGTTTATGAGAATATACAAGTAATTATAATATGGGTCTGCTTGCCTGTGAGTTAAGCACCAGAAAGACTTTTCATCTCTTTGGGCAATTTCAGTCAAACTTCATGGAGGGTTTGTAGTTTCACAGATTTTAAACTCTACAAATTTTGTGGGGCCAAGCAGAGAAAACACATAACTTAGTGGTACATTCCCCACTAAAGAAGAAAACCTATCTCACACCTACTCAGGGAATCCATATGACAATTCAAGGATAGGGGAGAGACTGATATCACAAATACACTTCTATTCAGGAGTTTTTATCACCAGCTTTTATCCCATGTTTCTCTTAGTAATTCTCTGGTCAAAATGCTAAACTCAAATTATATCTCCAGAACCAAGCATGCTTCTCATCATCTTACTAGAAGTGGTTTTAAACATGCAATTCAGTTTGCAAACTGTTCCCAAACTACCCGAAAACTAAAGAAATAAGTTCATTGGACATGGTATTTGTTATGTTCTCTTTGTCTATTCAGAGTGTCAGTgaagaaagttattttttcctatgttcATCTCCTTTTCATAGCAAAATGCGTGGACATTGCCCTGAGTTCTTGTACTGATGTTGCCTATACACAAATGGTGTATCCTAACTTTCTGGATCAGAAGTCTCGAGAAGTGATTGAGTACAGCTCCGAGTACCTGCTCATCAGCGTGCTGCACAACTTGCTCCAGGGGGAATGCAACCCCGACCTGAGGCTCCTGGGCTGCTCAGTGCTGGCCCCGCAGTGTGAAAAGGACAAAGTCATAAAGCCCTGCAGGCACGTCTGTGAAAACCTCAAAAAGAATTGTCTCCCTGCCTTTGATGCAATAGACATGGCCTGGCCCTACTTCTTAGACTGTGACCGCTTCTTCgctggggaggaagaggggtgTTTCGACCCGCTGGCAAAGCTGAGAggtgagggagggaggcaggaaggggggaaaggagggagggagggagggaggcaggcaggaaggcaggcaggcaggaaggaaggcaggcaggaaggaaggcaggaaggaaggaaggaaggaaggaaggaaggtaggtCACTCTACTGGCAAACCTTGTCTGCATGGGGAGGGTCTCATCTCACTCAGCTTGATTTATCCATGGCACAAAACCTCTTCATTTGTCAACTCAGCATGTTGTCTTTGTAGAGACCTGTAATGTGTCGTTAATTTTGTTCAACCTGTTTTAAAGACTTAATTAAACTGTGCTCAAGATCTATTTCTCCCCCTCATTTAAAAAGAGCATCAAGACAGGCAGCTCAGAGCAAGATACCTGGATGCATTTAGATAAGCCCTGTCCTGTGTGATAGCTGTctatatatttgaaatattttatttttttagtgcaCTTATAAATCTTTCACTGCCTGTCAAGCTTAAGAGCTCATTAAAATATTGTCATTAATGATTGTCACAGATTTTTGTTTGGATGAAGATCCAGATAGCTGAAGACAGATCATAATAAAAAATGATTCACcaaatttaaagggaaaaatctgTACAATTTGTTACTGAAATGAGCTAGCATGTCAAAGGTCAAATTTAACTTTAGATTGCACAAATATTTGTTAGTGTGCATATGCATTagtaggattttttaaaaaacatgtcaCAATAAAGTGTAGGATGTACTACATACATTTACGGTTTTGATTGCaagtttattttctataattctTCTACTTATAaagataatttgaaaaaaagtgCAGGTTTTCATACAATCCTCTGAGCACTATGGTTTTAAACACTGTTATGGCTTTTCATTGCAGGAGAAGTAGATGCTGAGGAGGATTTGCCTTCAGACTTGCCAGCAACTTTTATTCAGTTCAAACACCATTCATATTCCCAAATGGTGAGCACGCTGAAGAAGACTGCTTCAAAGTGCTCCCACATTGCCACAACTTACAGCATAGGCCGCAGTTTTGAAGGGAAGGATCTTTTTGTGATTGAGTTTTCAACCAAGCCTGGACACCACGAACTGCGTGAGTTTTTTCAGTGCTGATCAGGCTGCTTCAGGGGAGACCAGATTATCCAAGTGAAAACAGGTCCTTTTACTAGGACATCTCTCAACTATAAAAAGCAGTGGTTCCAAAGCATTTCTCCTCCCTTGTGTTCCTGATTTGCAGTGGTAGTTGATGATTCCTTGTAGCAATTACAACCCAGCAGCAATTTCTTACTGTTATGGGCTCTGTGCATGACCATGTTTGGTAATGCTGTTCCTTGTATCACTGTGTGTATTTGGTTGCAGTGATATCACTGTTATTTATTTGTGCCCAATGTACAAATGTGGGATACATTTCTGTTACTGACTTGCTCTCCCTATCATCTACCACTTCCTCACTGTCCTTCACATCCTAAAATACACAAGTCTTCTGAGGAGGCCTCAGATAGAGAAGGACATTGACACTGAAAAAGGAtgattcagcacagaaaacaatcCTCCTGAACAGATTCATGTCAGTGCTATTCATGTCAGAGTAACAGGTGGGTGATACCAGGAATTTATGTTATCATAGCCCCTGAACAGATGTTATTATACTATATATAGGTGCTAATATATGCATTAGGATATGAGTCCTCGCAAATTTTCTGTAGAGGGGAACACTACAAATCTCTATTTTGTAGTTTCATCATTAAGACAGCAAGGGCCagatttttaagtgttttgaaTTCTTCACAAAGCAGGTAACTTTCTAGGGCAGTATTAGATATTGTTTTCCAGTTACTAGCTCCCAGGTCAAAAGTTATACTTGTCTAGATATGGTGGATTGCTATGGCCATTGCTGAGAGCCTCGGATTGCTTCTCATCAGAAGAGCTCCAGCATCAGCACAGTCTCAGCAGTGTGGCAGAACTGAACTACATCTAACCTAATACTTTATTGAGATTATGATCTCAGGTCAGATCTGCTGTGtcctctgtgtgctgtgctgcacacaaAGGGGACTCAGAGAGGACAGCAAAGACTGGTCACTTTGTTTactctcagctgtgctgccttgTATGATCTAGAGGTATTTTGAGGTGCCTTTAAACTTAATCAGGTCCCAGTAGATGTCATTAACTGAGCAAAGATCTACATTACATTTTCCTGGCCTATCACCCTTTGTCTCTTTTTCAAAGATAATAAGTTGCAGGTGTCTTTTTAAGCTTGTACTCCATTTGCcaggaaaacacaaaacctATGAATcaggtttttaaatgaaaactgggATATGGCATGATAAAAGACGGTAGTTTAACACATTTCCTAGCATTTTTCTCTAAATCTATTGCTTCATGTTGCTTGGGACAGCATAAAAGGATGTAGAAATagctccagagctggagatTTTGCCAGCCTGAGCAAGTGGCATAATAACTCTGTGCCAGGCTCCCTCCAGTGTCTAGTGCTCCAGGCTGGCCAGGATCAAAGGCAAAGATGAAGGGATAGACAGGAAAGGGTGTCTCCAAAGTGCACCTATTTTCTACTTTCCATTAGTTTGTAAGGAAGGATGGAAATTGAGGGAATAACTACAGGGAATTGTAAGGTTATATGTTTCTAATAGGCTTATTCCAGGGCTATTTAGCCTGAAAGCCCCTTTTTATGCATAACCCAACTTCTTTTCCAAATAAAGGGGTAATATATTACATGTCTGCCAGTGGTTTCTAGGATCTGTGACAAAATAAGGCATTGAAGCCCCCCAAGGTAGGTCAGAGTGCCAGGGTTGTGTTTTGTTCCTTCCCAGCCATGGcttgatatttttgttttcagcatcCTTTGCTCACAATTGATGATGACTCTAGCAAAAGCTCAGAGCAATGATCACCTCTTATGGTTTGGAATCCTAATAGTTTGGACTTAACTTTATTTCTCACTATTTAAACTGTTGCTGAACTGGTGTTTAATGGGGAGAAGTTCACCTAGAACTGCCGTGCTATTTGCAGGAACGTGTGCATGAATTTAGTGTAAATAAGACTTTGACTCATCAGTAAGCAACTTGTGTTAGTCTGATTTTGGAAGCCACTCAGGTATAATCAAATTAAAACATCTCACTATTTTGCATTCCACAGTCAAACCCGAATTTAAGTACATTGGCAACATGCATGGAAATGAAGTTGTGGGGAAGGAACTGCTGATATACCTCGCACAGTATCTGTGTTCAGAATATCTTCTTGGGAACCCTCGCATCCAGACCTTGATCAACAACACCAGAATTCATCTCCTGCCGTCACTCAATCCTGATGGGTATGAACTGGCTGCAGAAGAGGTAAAAGTTTTATTATAAGGAGATGTTCAGGCCTTCATGTTTCTATAATTCTCCATGGAAAAGAACAAACTGGCAGGGGAGTGTCACGTAAAGGGTGGAACACTAATAATTGACTGCCAGAATCCCAAGTAGGTGTGGTGGTGCATTGCTTTCCACAGATGATGTGAACAGAACtaagaggaaagcagagccataTTTGTCAGTTTTGCTGCCTGCATGTGATGATGTGGGAATGACTGTGTTACTTTTTCATACAGTTAGCACTCTCTGCTATCAGTCCTAGAACAAAATGCCTGACTCACTATAATGACTTACATTGTTTTATAAGGAAATGCAGTTTAATGACATGCTGATGTTCCCCCTCTTTTAAAACTGTAGGTATAATGCAATGTGAATATTGTCTGTACTGTCAAAGTTTCATCATGGAGGGCAGTTTTCAGTGATCAACTCATGTCAGATGGAGACCTGTGAAAACTAAGACTCTATTATTTGTTACCTGACATTCTTATTTCTCcctctctgttttctctgccaCTGCTAATGTGAAACTAGacctttctttctctgtttttgctATGTGGTGAGCTCTGTCTGTTGTATGAGTCTGGGGGTTGTTGCACTCTGCCTCATCCTGTCTTGGGGCAtcagctgtattttctttttctcctctaacCCACTCTGCATGCTGCTCTGAGCAAGAAACTCCTGTGTTCCTCTCATGAATCACATCACTGGTGAGTGAAACACTTCCTGAATGCTAGTTAGTGCATTAACATTCATGGAGACAAAATGTGATTAATTAATAAGCGTGGGTTTTTTAACAGTACAGACATTTTCAGTTTGCTTCTCTTAAAACTTCCCTTTGATTAATCAATTTCCACAAAGTGCTATTTTGAGACAGGGAGCTATTCTGAAATTGGCTTCTGTGTGACAAAACAGGGGGCTGGTTACAACGGATGGGTCATCGGACGACAGACAGCTCAGAACTTGGACCTGAACAGAAATTTCCCAGATTTGACATCTGAGGCTTATAGAAGAGCTGGGATTCGTGGGGCCCGTCTGGACCACATCCCCATTCCACAGTCCTACTGGTGGGGTAAGGTATGAATTACACATTTTATAAATCATTTATActacagagcagctcaggagtTAAGAGAACAGAACTTCAGAACAGATTGCTTATTCTGAAGTTATTTGCTTATAATAAGATTTTAGAAGTAGGACTGAAGTGGACAGGCTCAGAATTGGCATGAAAATCATGGCCAAAGAGGCAGGTGTCACAAATCATTTAGAAAATTTGTGGACAATTTGAACTTTGCTGGTTTAGATTAAGAATAATGACTGTTACAAGGGGGTCACAAGTGTGTGATAATTCCTCATTAATGCTTTGAACTGTCGTGCCTGTTAAAGCCTTTATGGATTTGTCTGTCATTGCACCAAGCCCTGCACAGGTCTGATGCAATAGGAGTTTCTGCCATGGAAAATGTACAAAGGCTGCATGTAAAGCTGTGTGGTGTCATCTTCCATTAAGAGAGGATGTTTATAAATGACTGTAACTATATAGAGCAGTGGAAACAGCCAGCTGAACTGCAGAGGTGCTGGGAGGGAAAGTTGCTGTGGGGTGAGAGCAGAATGGAGGCAGCACTACAGGGCCTCACACTCATCATCACTAAGCTCTATATGATGTTATGTCGGGAATTCAAAGCTCAGCACTACCTGTGTTGCTGGCAGAtcagcagccaccagcacaaCTCTAAGTGGACCTTAGCTGTCCTTGAAAGAAGAATCACAGGAAGCGAAATCAGTAGTTCAGATATTGGGAGCTCTacttttcttctacttttaaaCTAATTATATTCTGATTCAATATTTATTGCTGGCACAATGCCTCAGACAGGTGGGGAACAGGATTGTTTCATCTGGTGTTAGCAGAAGATTTGAGAGAACATACTTCAGGTTCCTACTCTGCTGCAGGTAGTCTTATCTAAAGTCAGGTCTAAATCCCAAAGGCATCCCTGATGCTGCCTCAGTGTTCTGGTACCCCATTTCACAGTAGTAAAATCTAGAGAAAAGCACCTCACTTCCTCAGGATAATGTGCATATGAAGACCCAAGGTTGTAAGAGGTTCAGTAATGCACAGTGTATTAGACCACTAATTTCTGCCATAATTAAGCTCAAGTAGTTTATTCTATTTTTGCATGTAATCACAGATCCCAGCTTATGGCACTGAATTTATGCAGGGTTATAAGGTCACAAGCTTAGAAGTTTTTAACTTTTGACTGAATAATAACAGATAACAGCAGGCTGGTAAATGCAAGTGAAGTTCAGAGCCTCAGATTGTAAAGAAGGGTTGAGAGCTGTGGAACAGACCTTGAGGCCAAATGAAAATagctgggagagggaaaaaaaagggattttaagaGAAAAGTCAGAGAGATTTGGATTCACCTCTGTGGTGAAttggatgccaggtgcccaccaaagccactctatcactcccttcctcagctggacagggaacagaaaataTACCTAAAggctcatgggttgagataaagacagggaGAGATTGGTCACTAATTAACGTCAGaagcaaaacagacttgacttgaggaaaattatttatatctattttatttattatgaaTTGAATAAGAGTAATGAGAAATCATAAAAACACTTTCCCCCTATCTCTGCCTTCTTCCCAGGCTTAATTTTGCACCTGAATTCTATACCTGCTTCCCCAGTGTAgtggagagggactgggaatgggggcTGTGGTGAGTTCATCCCACATTATCTATGGTGCTCCTTCCACCTGAGTGGAACGGCTCCTCAGACCCTTCCCCTACTCCAgcatgggaaggaaaggatgGAGATCTTGCTTCAGCCATgtgctccctccctctctgtGTCCAGAGGTTGAGGACCCAGGAAATACTGAAGAAGGACAAACGTGTCTTTGACCCCCATTTTTTTGCCAGTGTCCAGTGCAAACTGTGAGCTTGTCTCACACTGTCCAGCCCAGAGTTCCAGTAACTCTGGATTTCCTGGCTCTAacctcctctgtctccaagtcCTGCTTCTGCCCTGGCTCTTCTGCTGGCCTGTGAGAGAGATGGTAGTGGCAGGCAGCCACTTGCAGAAGCCATCTTTACAACCATGTATTTAGCTTTCTTAAGCACTGTAACATCACAGCAGCTTAGAGAGGGATGGGTGGAGACAGCCCAACATTGCTGTCACAGCTACCACCCCAGCtttgccccagctgcagcattgCCCTGGGTTGTCTGTCACAGACAAGGGACCAGAGAACCTTGGCACACAACCACTCCCCCACCTGAGCTCTGCCTCAGTGGATGTGGACCTGGGGTTACAAATACATCACTtctcctgcaaaccttttcttgtttttaaagaaaaaataagatggCCATCCAAGGTACTCCTCAGAGCGCCAAAGCTTAGGGGACTTCTAGGTGCTCTCCCGGCCCCAAAGCTGGTCCTCACATAAACAACACTCAAAACATCTCCAAATCCATATGCTTTACAGAGCATATGAGGAAACCAGACCTGTGGCCTTAGTGGCACCACAAAATCCGCTTGCTGACTGTAGTTTCCTATGGTTCACAAGCCTGGCAGTAAGTGGTCTCACAGCTTTGTGTCTCCTCAGTTGATGGTACCACGGGATACCAAATCAGCTGTCCCTTAATGACCTTCAGTTTTGTCAGGCAGATGAGCCCATGGCTCTCACAGTGGTGCTTTGTGCATGGAGGAGCATTAGGTTGAATGTTTCAACACCAGCCTCTCCCCTTTCATTTACTTAACAGTGTTTGTTACCTGCCTTATTAAAGTAATTACCTGAGTGCTGCAGGGCAATGTATAAAGATCAGGAAGCAGAAAATGAGCTCTCAGccagagctcctgctccctgaaAGCCTGGCTTCATTCAGAGTGTTTTCTACCCCACTTTTATGAATTATTGTAATAAGTGGTCTCAGGGCTGAGACAGACAGACCTCAGGCTACATATGAAATATAGTTCAATTGTCTTGGTTCAAACAGAATTTGGAAGTCTATGCCAGTGGAGGCTGGCATACTCTTTAAGAAAATTAGTCTGGCTGTtttttaaagggagaaaaaaaaatctttgaaagcCATGGAGACAGTGACTAATTGTAGTATAATTGAAGAAATGAGATTCGAGTTTAAAAAGGGTAGTGGCCGTTCTTCATACTCACGCAGAAATAATTTCCCTGTTTTCTAGTTGTGCTCTGAATTGTTCTTGTGAGATAGATACTTTAAAATTGATCTCATCTAACTTAAAAGCAAAAGGCCtggtgaaaaaataattaaactctACAAAACTCACATACAAAAGTCAAAGGCCAGAGTGGCATAGATAGCATCTGCTATCATCTGGTGGAGCTGAACCAGAATATGCTCATTTTATGTCACTGAAATGTTATTAGGATAAAAATAGCAACATTGAAACtcctggtttttttcccaacattCACTTCAGTAAGACACTGGCTCTGTGAGACAGCACTGTTTTGGGGCTTATGCAGGTATCTGCTTAGCCAGTTGGCTGATCAGGATGAAGGCTGATCAGGAGCTCTcaaataaaacttcattttacTCTTGTCCACTGAATTGCAGAAGCAACTTAAAAATCTTATCAAGGCCTAAGATTGCTGTTTTAGAGCAGGGCTGATGCTGTGTCAGGCATGGCCTCtctggctgggcagcaggagctggggcagctgcagcaggcagggagctgatgggattttggggcagcAACCTCCTCAGAAGGGCTGGTGCTATGGACTTGGAAGGTGTGAGCTTGTTCCAGGGGCTCAACCACCCCATTTTTGGCAGAAACTCCCAAACTGTCCAATCCATGGGGCAGGCAGTGACTCTGACAGCCCCTTCCAAGCCCTCTGGGGTCTTCTCTTCAGAAGAGATGGGCTCAAAGGATGAACTTCCAGGGTTCAGGTGGAAGTGGCTGGTTCAGTCCAAAGCACTACTGGGATAAAGATCATGATCAGATCATCCCAGGGCACTGTACAAAGgccagaaaaacaaatactttaATGCAGATAGCATTCTTTGGACACTGCCATGTTTCTTGTCAGGAAGCCTAGGGGCTGCTTTCTTCTCCCACTTCTGCATTGTGTGAGAGGGTGTGTGAGACTGCAAGTCCTTTCCTTTTGGAATGCCCTTTAtctgcctttttaatttttttttttttcatgtcatgcCCTTCCTGGAAACTCTGTGTTTAATCTCCCCTATGATGTAAAAAAAACTTTCATTAGGCTTTTGGTGTGCAAAGTGCATTCATTCTGTGTTCCTTAGTTGATCAGGTGCTACATCCTATTTTTTAAGCTGCCTCTTTAAAATGCCAAAGTTGAAAGCTACAGAGTAGCATTTATCTCAATAGCTACAGAAGGGCATTTTAAGGAAACCCAAACAGTAGAAGGACTAATTTAAAAACTATGGCATCTATAGGGAGGCAGTCTCCTGCTTAGGTCAGGAGCAGACAGGGCAATATCTTCTTAAATCATTCCAGGTAAAACTGTGTTTAGACATGTATTTTTCCTTGGCTTTCTTCCTCATTGATGGAACTGTAATGCATGCATGGTGCACCTTCACAGTGTTTTTCTCTGCTCCACTCCTGGGTTTGTAGATCcccaaaggttatttttaacaATAGCAGATTAGGGACTGatccaaagaaaacaggaattacTATTGTTGAAACACAAATATGTAGGACTTTAGGGGTTGGTTTGgtagtttttttcttgttctggaTGTTTTTTCCCTGCATGCTGTTAGTCACTAGCACTCTGGAGCCCTGGCTGCCTGGTTTTCTGACAGCTGAGTCAAAGCAGAGGGTGATAAGCAATCCTAAAGCAGCCCTAAATAGATGCTGCACTAAGTTCATCATAACAggtatttctcatttttataaaaCCTGCAGATCTGCAGTGGTGAAGAtgagcagcctctgccctcCTCAGGttttccttcccccagctgCAAGGAAAGGAACCTCAGCTCTCCGGGGGCACTGGCGTGAGTCTGGGCTTGCAGGGACCGGCCACCAGATGCCACTGTTATCCCTAAGAATGAACTAACACAGGAGCAGGTCTCAGAAATTACTCCTCAGAAACGGGGTGAAGGAGCCTCCTGCATGCCGGGTGCCTGAGCATCTCTTGGAGTCTGCTGCCCTCTCCCTTGGCTGCTGTTACTGAAGAGGGACTGTCAAAAACCCTTAAATTTGGTAACTTATTTGCCATGGCTCACTGCAGGCAAACTGTGGGCATTGCTGTGCTTTATACACAttagttttcatttatttacagATTAACCTGCACCTAAGGAtagcaaatgcattttcaacAAGGGATGAGAATTGCAAATTTATCCCTCTCTTCCAGTTTATCCATTCAAACTCAATCCTGCTGACTCAGAAATGAAATTAGATAGGGTGTTAGGTAAGTAATGATGAAATGCCACAAGTTTTCCAGCCTAAAGTACTGCCATCATCATCTGAAAATGGCACTGTAATGAAATTCTTCTTCtgtcaaatgttttctttccttttttgttccAGTTTTTCCACAGTGAACAATGTGTATCATCCATTCCGTggagaaaactgattttcttccCCAGTAACTTTTGGGCTGGAAGAGCCAAAG
This region includes:
- the CPZ gene encoding carboxypeptidase Z isoform X2, which translates into the protein MVYPNFLDQKSREVIEYSSEYLLISVLHNLLQGECNPDLRLLGCSVLAPQCEKDKVIKPCRHVCENLKKNCLPAFDAIDMAWPYFLDCDRFFAGEEEGCFDPLAKLRGEVDAEEDLPSDLPATFIQFKHHSYSQMVSTLKKTASKCSHIATTYSIGRSFEGKDLFVIEFSTKPGHHELLKPEFKYIGNMHGNEVVGKELLIYLAQYLCSEYLLGNPRIQTLINNTRIHLLPSLNPDGYELAAEEGAGYNGWVIGRQTAQNLDLNRNFPDLTSEAYRRAGIRGARLDHIPIPQSYWWGKVAPETKAVMKWLRSIPFVLSASLHGGELVVTYPYDYSRHPMEEKMFSPTPDEKVFKMLAKAYADAHPVISDRSELRCGGNFVKRGGIINGAEWYSFTGGMADFNYLHTNCFEVTVEVGCEKFPLEEELFTIWHENKGALLNYMEMVHRGIKGIVSDKFGNPIKNARISVRGIQHDVTTAADGDYWRLLPPGTFIISAQAPGYSRVMKRVTIPARMKQAGRVDFVLRPAEAWPSKLLRRSMEDAYDPYDPLELFDPHAQHGQPEARGGSAAGREKPWWWSYFSSLDLHKPLWLLKQR